In Amycolatopsis sp. EV170708-02-1, the following are encoded in one genomic region:
- a CDS encoding carbohydrate ABC transporter permease, with product MTVDHAKPAAVGADRPAVKRAPAPKARRRSDRDGKWWTPWLFLAPALILFVYFKFIPMITAVTMSFQDVQPYLGNQWVGGQNYSTVLGDEAFHSAIWHTVVIAVGQTAGSMILGLALALLMEGQSKRLKFLRSAAFLPVVVPIAVVAELWRIMYHPTEDGMLNSILGLVGLGPSGFINDPDSSMISVIITGIWRGAPYDMMIFLAGLAGIDRGLYEAATVDGASRWRKILHVTLPGLRSVFSILFVLAAIRGLRVFTEVFLLTNGGPNGSTEVAMTLIYKLGLEQNRLGVGAAGAVLLFLATLVLTLFVQVLRRRRDA from the coding sequence ATGACCGTAGATCACGCCAAGCCGGCGGCCGTCGGCGCGGATCGACCCGCCGTGAAGCGGGCGCCCGCGCCGAAGGCCCGCAGGCGCAGCGACCGCGACGGGAAGTGGTGGACGCCGTGGCTGTTCCTGGCACCCGCCCTCATCCTGTTCGTGTACTTCAAGTTCATCCCGATGATCACCGCGGTGACGATGTCCTTCCAGGACGTCCAGCCGTACCTGGGCAACCAGTGGGTCGGCGGGCAGAACTACAGCACCGTCCTCGGTGACGAGGCGTTCCACTCCGCGATCTGGCACACCGTCGTGATCGCGGTCGGGCAGACCGCGGGGTCGATGATCCTCGGCCTCGCGCTCGCCCTGCTGATGGAGGGCCAGAGCAAGCGGCTGAAGTTCCTGCGGTCGGCGGCGTTCCTGCCGGTGGTCGTGCCGATCGCGGTGGTCGCCGAACTCTGGCGGATCATGTACCACCCGACCGAGGACGGGATGCTGAACTCCATCCTCGGCCTGGTCGGGCTGGGCCCGTCGGGATTCATCAACGACCCCGACTCGTCGATGATCTCGGTGATCATCACCGGGATCTGGCGCGGCGCCCCGTACGACATGATGATCTTCCTCGCCGGTCTGGCGGGCATCGACCGCGGTCTCTACGAAGCGGCCACTGTGGACGGTGCCTCCCGCTGGCGCAAGATCCTCCATGTGACGCTGCCGGGCCTGCGGTCGGTGTTCTCGATCCTGTTCGTGCTCGCGGCGATCCGCGGCCTGCGGGTGTTCACCGAGGTGTTCCTGCTGACCAACGGCGGGCCGAACGGCTCGACCGAGGTAGCGATGACCCTGATCTACAAACTCGGCCTGGAACAGAACAGGCTGGGCGTCGGTGCGGCGGGCGCGGTCCTGTTGTTCCTTGCGACGCTCGTGCTGACCCTGTTCGTCCAGGTGCTCCGACGGAGGCGAGACGCATGA